The stretch of DNA GTGGTTGGTgaatagttatctcccttggactAGTTAAGAtatgttgtttgttgtttggtGGTTCTGTGATAGAGATAGAtcattgtattttgaatttaacttaaaaaataataattaaaaaaaactagtGTTGCTATTCTTTATTAGATgataatgtttaaaaatgtgatatatcaatcaaattCAAATCTTGTACATTGGATGCAATATTTAATGGTTCAAGAATTGCTTTAATTTTCTTGAAAGAATAGcaatacaagttttatgaataattattaACTCCTGATGAttcttaaattaaaaacttaatgaaaataaatggtaTATGACTATAAATAGGTGGAAAAAAAGGTGGAAAGAAAtctaattatgaaataaaataaagctTAAGATTCAAGTTGACAATTTATAAATAAGTaaccaaaaataaaattaagatataacaaaacggtaaagaaaaacaaaaacagaaaatcAAGTAACTGAATTAATAATATGATACATTTCTTTCTTGTGAAGTTTCTTCATTAGTTTCttatttgaaaatgataaaagatAATGTGTTCGCATGAAAATAAAACAGGAGCAACTTTTTTGTAAATTGCATCATtggaaacaaaattatcaacttttatttatttttttttaaaattaaatcatacATTTGTTAACAAATTGTTTAGGTACTGCATATGACTTTGCATGTTGTAGCTATGACATTGAATATAGGTACATATAAGTTTGAGAGCACCAGGCTAATGGTTATTctctgaaaaaatgaaatatttgttttgtgaaCAGATCGAGtcttaatgaaatatatacttTAAGAATTAGGTGAAAATTGCAATAATATGccaaataaaaatggttatttcATAAAATGACCTCTTTTGAGGAAAAACAGAAAAcaagaaagtaaaaaaaacaacaacaaccaaTAATGGTAATTCAACAATCAGGATTTTTTAACAGAATAAATTAAAGCAACAAAGAAGGCaatgaataaattaatattataaattaacAAAACTTGCTTTTAAACAAGTCAATGATGTAAGTTAAGACATAGATTGGTTGACGTAACAGCTGAACGAAATggtattaaaatacatgtatgctgATGAAATATGGAAATTAGTTCTTTCAGGTCGAGATGAAATTTTGTGTTGaaaatttattgattttctCACTGATTAACAAAGACGTTTTCGATGAAAAAATGAATGGCAAAACTATAATCAATACCAGGTGACTAATCCCAAGCAAGAGTAGATAACTGTCTCAAAAACACAATCACTGCAggtatatatcaaacatatttgGCACAGTCAGTACATTTTGATTTAGAAAGGCAAAAGGGGAAGTAACATTAAATATACAACATCAGAAAGCATCATAAAATACCATATTCGTCGTAATTATCACCCCTCCCCCTCAGTAAGCGCCCGAGCTCCTCCCCTCTTCTGGAGAAGGCGTTGAAGTTTGGTATAACCATCCTCATACGATggtttacaacatgtgatgcctataacatcagcattgtatcccatatattacaataacatgtaataaTGTGTCTGACAGGTAGCAAGGcatatttactgtaacagattgaTGTGACATAAATACAGATAAACTTAAAAtatgactaatattttttcGTCTACAACTTACACGGCTCACTAATAAGCAACACCCCTCCTTCCCCCTTTCAACTCCCTTGTTACAAATTTTTAAGCACCCTGGGTGGGTGCTAATTGCAGCGATACAGTAACAAATAAAATAGGCATCAATAATAACTgcataaacattaaaaaactcTATTCAAGCGAGTGAGATAATTACAATGGagaaatataatgatgatataaataataacgtcatgttatttgcaaattcaaaacaaaaccattttcaatattgaagttatttttgtgtagaattaataataatattgcCATTGTCGGGAAATTATAGTCTGAAAAAGCAAGTTTTAATATGAATAAGATATGTTTGAATTTCACATGCTAATTTCATAGGAACTGATGAAATTATTTGTAGTTTTTTGAGGAATACTGTACAACACAACATTCAAACTAAATGATTAAGGCCATGGTCTTGCACAAATCTTCACCTTAACgtacaaatgaataattaaactcaaaattacaaatatttaaccTTGACATACAAATGATGGATTAAACTCAAATTTACAAATCTTGACATACACATGAACGATTAATCCCAAAATCACAAATCTTAACCTTGACATACAAATCAAGTATTAAACTCAAAATTACAAATCTTAGCCTTGACATACAAATGAATGATAAAACTCAAAATTACAAATCTTGACCTTGACGATTAAACTCAAAATTACAAATCTTGACATACAAAtgaatgattatatataatcaaaatcACAAATCTTGACCTTGATGTACAAATGAATGATCAATCTCAAAATTACAaatcttgaccttgacatacaaatgaataataaaacTCAAAAGTACAAATATTTAACCTGATGATTAAACTAAAAATTACAAATCTTGACCTTGAAGATTAAACTCAAAATTGCAAATCATAACTTGACAATCAAACTCAAAATTGCAAATCTTAACTTGAcgatttacaaatatttaacttGATGATTAAACTCAAAATTGCAAATCTTAACTTGAGGATCAAACTCAAAATTACAAATCTTAACTTGACGATCAAACTCAAAATTGCAAATCTTGACCTTGACATCCTAATGAATGATCATGCTAACACCATATCACATGAGATAATCCACAATTGATACACACATGGTAAGGGTACTGTATTCCTGAATCTTAATCCATTTGGATGTAACAGTGGAAGATACCAAGTTATGTTGATCACATATGTTGACAAGGGTTGGCAAATCTGTTGGCAAGACCTTGAGGAGTCATTTACCCGGTGTCTGAAGGTCAAAATCAAGCTCTgaattgtgaaaatattgagTTGATCCTTAACTTGCAGGTAAATTGCTGCATATCCGTCAGTTAGAACCTAGGGAGATTCAACCCTGTATAACATTTAAAGTTTTAACTTTGGAGACGATGACGTAAGTCGGCTTATCACCATGGTTGTCTTGCAGATTCATATTGGATATGGTTGAATGATTAGTAGAATGTGAAGAACTCTCAGACGGAGAGCGCTCCTCCTCCACGACGTAGTCCTGCTGGTTGTGGGGCTGGGGTTGACTGAATCTGCAGCCGTCTCTGTCAATGTCTCTTGGAGTGTGGACATGATCAAGGTCAAATGGATGATTGTAAACATTAAAGTCTGTGTCATCATCAAAGTCAACTGATATTTGGGCTCCAAAGTCACGCTTTGGCACTCGACAAGTGCAAAACTTCTTCAGGTTTTCGTATTTCTTTTTTAACTCATGTAGCTCgatgtttgttttcattttttctttgcaTCTCATCTCCTCCCATTGTTCCTTTTCCTTTTTCTGTTTTTTGATGTTCTCTTCTTTGATTTTCTGGACTCTATTATCACTCTCAATTTTAGCTTCCTCGCGACTTCGCTGTTGCCAGactttcatattttctttttcttttgcgAGTTCAATCTTCTGTTTCTCGCACTCGTATTTCAACTCCTCATATTTACACTTGTATTCCTTTGCTTCTTTCTGAGCCTTTGACGCTCGCTGTGCCTCTTCATTGGCACGTTTCTCAAGTCGACGGGATTTTCTCTCTATCAACTGAGGAAGAGAAAGGTGCTCCTTTGGACCTTCCTGGTAGTCTAGCTCCTTTTTAACTGTTTCTAGTTTGTCTATCAACTTTCCATGTTCATTTACTTGGACTTCAAAAGGAAGCACCTCAATGCCTGGGATTTTTGCGCCGTTGACAACCATCGCTAAGCGACCACTAATTTGATGCGATAGTGTGTCCTGGGCCTTCATGTGTTGTCTCTCCTGTTTCTTCTGCCTCTGATCACACAAGTAGCGTTCACGCTTTTTCTTGATATCTACAAGTTGACAAGCGATGTAGCGACAACTTCTGTCTTTTTTCAAAACTTCCACAAGGAAGAGAAATGCTCCAGGGACTTTCTGAATATACATCAGGAATTTTCTGATCTGGTCATACTGCTTGTTCTGTTTCTGAAAGTGAGagaaaataagttttaaaaatgatatcatAATATTGATACACGGGAATACAAATGTTTAAGTTGATCACAAAGGTTCCCTCACATAATGAATCCTCAAGTTATTGACGTCTCATTTCTTTAAGCTGGATAAGTTTAGTATTTAGAGGCAATGGGAATGTGAAACAAAGAATCTTCACCTTGAATCTTCACACTCTGAAGAAGAGTCTGTGCCGATTTGTATATCAGTTTTGTGCAGTTTCAAATTATGGCTTATCGAAAATTCAGATGTATTCTGTTCTTTGTGAAGTCCATGTTTGTTTACCATTTCAGCGTGCAAAATTCTAACACGAACCTGACCAGACTCCCATTATTTGGTCTTGTTCAGCAGTGGGAGTCTGGGGAATGTGTGATCACGTTTTCTTTTTCACGAAAACTCCTGACGTTATACGATTggaaacacatgacatcacaatcaagggcagataaatctGTTGTATACAAATACTCTTTACTTACCATGATATTATTCTTGTCCTCCAGTTTCAGTATGTTTTTGTCGATGAACTGTCTCAAGAAGGACTGTGTCAATGATAAGCTACGCTCCAGATCTTTTAGGAGTTTATTGATCGCAAATCTCTCTGCCTCATTCATGGTGCTGCAACAGATATCAAATCATATGTAAGTGTCTCCTTGATATCTTAAAAAGTTCTTATTGGTTTATATAGACAATTGTCAAAAGAAggtttatattttgaaatattgacctCATATCCATTATTTGATATCTAAAAATGCCCAGTTCTTATTGGAATATATATAGACAATTGTCATAAGAAggttaatattttgaaatattgacctCATATCCATTATCTAATATCTAAAAATGCCCAGTTCttattgaaatatatagaaaactgtcataaaaatgttaactttttgaaatattgacctcatatacattatttaatatCTAAAAATGTCCAGTTCTTATGGAATATATAGACAACTGTCATAAGAAAGTTAGTATTTAGAAATATTGACCTCATATCcaatgtttctatttttagaatCAGTCATAATAAGCAATTAGAATTTCCATTTGCTAATATAATTGCATTGCAATGAAATAAGATAAGTCCCACATCTTGTACCATGATTAAGAACCTATTAATTCAGTCACTAGTAGTGTTATGTCAACCACCAGCTACATGTAATAGAACCTGAAATGTCAACCATCAGCTACATGTAATAGAACCTGAAATGTCAACCATCAGCTACATGTAATAGAACCTGAAATTGATGTTAATACACTTGTGACAATAAAACTGCATCGGCAACACACAaggatatataaaatatcacaccTCCAaacttttatattatttcatgtgCTTATATTGAGAAATAATGTTTACTTAGATTACTTCCTGACAACATGCAAAATAAAATCGTATAATTATGTTAATATCCTTatcagattttaaaataaactgtTAATGTGTATCATTTCTTCGTTTAGTCTGTAAAGGGTTATTTCAAATTCTTAattcaattaattcatttattcTCTGTGCTTTGTTGGgtgtaaaatttaattttgccCCCAtgataaattatttgatttttacagCCCTAAATCCTCCTGACAATGTGCCATGCTTTACTCAACAAATTTATCagaatttaatggtaattttggatttatttcattacaCAAGTCTCaaaaataaaccttcatatgataatgatgtaatATTAATTTGCTAAAATTtccatatgtaaatgttttctGTAAAGATGGAAATGATAAGTAagcttatataattacattgaaAACGCAATTTAGACCTGCACTCTGGATAAAgcaacaaaaaatgaaataaaaatagataGATTAAATAATggttataaatgaaatagaattACCGATATTGATGgatgaatatgaaataaaaatacacgAATGCAAGGTAATAAATCAATACCACTTCCTCgtacccccccccctcctccccctctcacaaacaaaaataattgaataaataataaataaataaataaataaataaataaaaaaagaatacaaataagatataaaaaaatgaaatggcaGAATTGTTCCAAAGGTGAGAGTTAATATGcaggtatattttttttctacgatttttgaaatgtaaatctGTTCCATTCTGATGGGAAGTTTTTTTAAGGATGATTAGCTTATGATACAATTGGATATAATCCAATACACAGTTTGTATTAGTAGGTCAATGGATATATACACATTAGTATACTATAGAAAATTTATCTTTACCAGACAGCtaaagaaaattataaaatgttgaagtgaaaattaaactattactgtaaaatacaattcTAAAAAGCTTACCTTAATTGTCAAGTTAATTattgatgaaattaattaaGGTATCTTCAGGTTAAGTCACCATTTTGTATCACCCGTCTGTGTGTGTTCCGAGATCCAGAAGTTAAAATCCCCATAGACGCTTATGATTGGTTAAAACTTGTTATATTGAGTGGTTACACCTGTACACAACAGCACAAGCATACCTATCGTCtaaatatctatttatagatatgATGTCACCCTATATCTGAGAGCTAAAGAAGTGGTTAAGTCACTTAAGACTTTGGCACAGTCGGTGCTAACATTATTAACAGTGAACATGTTTCTCCGACACCTTAATTGTCAACGACTGTCATATGATGACAGTTACTCTCCTCTCTTACAACTTAATCATGAATCTGAAAATGATCCCGTATAATAGAAGAGCCCCCACTCGAGAGGCTGTCTTGTTAAAAGTCTTTATGAAAGCTGTAAGTGTTAGACAATAACTTTTAGTAGGCTGCCTaaagaatatatattacatgttctTTGTTTACTTTCACAAAGCCATCAGGAAAACTTTGGTCCTTTATATGAGTATTAAAAGGAGAAAAACTTTGGTACCATTCTCCGTAAGTTTTTTTGGCTTGAAATAAATTGTAATTGACAGCAAGAACTTCCTATCATATCCAGATTATAGTCAGACAGATATCTGGTCTACAATAAAAGGGACCATTTTAGAACTGACAAatttactatgatatatatcattatcatttagggcatgtattttacttttaaatccCAAAATGGATCTCTGAGATTTTTAGATGCATGTAAAAAGGAACATCAGCAATGATTGGTTGGGATTTTCTCCATTTATCAGTATATTATTTCTTAAGAAATTCACATGGTTTATAGACATaagtttgttaaaaataaagaaacagATGCCTGTGCTGAGAAATGGGCCAGTCTGGCATACgtatttaaatttgtatttaaatttgcAAATAAGCACCTCCATTCCTCTAAATGTTCTtaccccctttttgaggcctcactTTCATTGACcttgaattaaatgcagactgaaatataaaaaatatggtTTCTGATGGTGATGATAATATTGCTGTTGTTTTATGTAGATGAAGATGAAGATTTatttgatatgatgatgatgatgttcttGTTGTTGGATGATGAGTTTGAAGGCGAGGGTTATGATGATTATTATAtggacaatgatgatgatgaagatgacaaTGTTTGATGGTTATGAAGGTGGATGAggatgatggatgatgatgatgatgaattaCATGTTGTTGATGAGTGATTATGACGATGATGAATGTTGATGACGTttatggtgatgatgatgatgattaagatGAGGCAATGATGAGTTTAATGattatgatgttgatgatgatgatggtgatgatgctgatgataatgatattattatatgaacatgtctttttgaaaaataaaaaagttacaaaaataatCTATGACAggctaaccaaatttggttctaTTAAACGCCCccttatcttttcaatttttaagaGGCCTGGGCACATATTGGGTCAAATAAAGGTCCTATTTCGATGAAACTTTCTACATAGCAGTGAGGGGGTTGTAAGTTGGCCTCCTGTTCTTGTTATTCCTAACATTGAACAACACAAACTGACATTTGGCATTAATGACTTTATCATTTGTCCTAGTAAGGAAAATTCTACCTTGGTTTTCCCCTTTCCCAAGACATACTATGTGCAATCATGTGTAACCATAGGGTCAACAGGTACTTTTAAagtgtctgttgtcagtatgatatgaccTGTTGGGGTGTGCTGCTCATTGTCTTTGCCATTACCCTTCGGTAAAGTACGCTTTTCATCTGTGGTCCATCGTTcatccttccgtccgttaacatttcttgttactgctatttctcagaaaggccTGAAgagatttttctcaaatttcatatgtagattcccctatggcccatattgcaatttgggactgatcggttaacaagatggccgtcaggccaccatcttggattttgatagttaaagtttgttacggctatttctcagaaagtacagaagggatctctctcaaatttggGATCTcactctgggatctcttgttgaaaTATGCTTTAACCCtgctatcacaagaagacaGTATTGGCATGAATTTAATGCACAGCCTCCAGAGTACATCAGCTTTCACCACATGCAAGTACAGATACATTTCTTGGGAGACCTACATAATAGTTTTTATCAAAGGCCATTGTTAATTTATTCACTCCCGatgaatcatttgaaatttCCCAAAACGAAaactggaacagttcattatataaTTTCAGGGGTGACTGAATTAAGTGGATTCTTTAAAATTTAGATTTAGTCTTTGTAGAATTAAACAAGATTTGAACCAAACCAGATACAGTAGCTCCTACCTATCTTAAAAAGATGTCACTAGAATATTTAACCTGTGCATATCATTATGATAATACCAGAATTCTTAATGTTTGGCGGAATATCAGGAAGATGTTTTCTATAGACAATGACAAAGCAAAGACACAAATCTGCTAAGTCATTGTCAGAGGAGGTGTAATGTggacacatcacatacatgtaatcattatatatcaaatttaattaGCATAAACTGACCCACTAAAGAAAGATTTTAACTTTGATCTTTGAACTTGAAAATCTTAAGATAAATATAGGTATGCAAATCTGTGTAACTCTGGTGAATTGTATACCTCTGAGTTAgagaaaaaaattcattttaagaGCTGGATCGGACAGGTTGAGAGTTTGATTAGTAAACCAGTTCTATTGCTAGGTCTCTAACAGAGGTTTCTGTATTCTGTAACGTCAATTAgcttataatttaaaataaaagtatttgCCACATGTCATGTAGATGAAGAATAAACCAATCTGATTCTGGTTGATCATAAATAGGAACTTCAATTGCTTTTGTTAAATAGATACCCAAAGGAATTCCCTATTTAGTTCTTATGTCATTGAAATATCATCACCTTTGGTCCTGCACTAAggttttgtatcttttttgattCTCTAGGCCAAATATGCATTGTCTAACTGGTTAATTAATTCTATTGTTTACTAATTGGTTATGTATTGTCTGCTGGTTGTTTAATTCTATTGTTCTTTAGTTGTATGTTGAATTGTTTTTTTCAAGGGATTGGCTAATCTTCTATAATAGAATTTATAATCTGATTGTGATATTGACTTATCCTCTATTGTAAAGTTAAAACCTTAATTGTAGGTAGAAATTGTAGGTCAGTATTATATGCTGAGCCGGATATAACCTTAATGATCTGATGTATGTTctgttttgatatgtatatagtaagtcataaattttcttTCATTCTCATAACTTCTGTTATTGAAAAATGATCAAAAGAACTTTTAACCTCGACAAGGTAATAATCATTTCTTTCCAGTGATAATAAATCCTGATGTTGACCTCAAAATCATATCATGTAATAGATGTGTTGCTTAACTGTTTTATGATTGTAATGAATCACGGATATGGACAATTCAGCTGTACCTTTAGACCAGTAAAGCAATATTAGCTGCATTGTGGCTTTACAATAGAATGGTGATTATCAAGCGTAATTTAGCTCATGGAAGGGTGACTTCTCAGTTGTTACACTGTCATGTTGCATATACATGGATAAATAATTGCTGTCATTGACTGTCTTAAACAAATAGGGGTGGAAGCACTTTACCTTGGGgtcacaagggagataactctttaatatgcaaaaaaGCTAGTCACCTTAAATTGACAAAATCCTGAACAGTTACTGTTTTACCATGGTCCTGTTCAGTTTGAGATTCAAAAAGTAGGATTTGATAAAGTTACTCTAGATCTATAAGGCTTTCATTCTGGTGATTTAGCTTTGCTAATTTATTAAAGTCTGATtttggtttgcccgttgtcagtataattggGCTGGGTGtgatgtttcagtgagatagcactgaTTGAAGGGGCAGAGTTCGCTATTTAAGGAGAGACAGCACAAagataccacagcctcccaaaacattaGATGTTCAgacaccacaacacaaatataccacagcctcccaaaacattaGACGTTCAgacaccacaacacaaatataccacagcctcccaaaacattaGACGTTCAgacaccacaacacaaatataccacagcctcccaaaacattaGACGTTCAgacaccacaacacaaatataccacagcctcccaaaacattaGACGTTCAGACaccacaatacaaatataccacagcctcccaaaacattaGACGTTCAgacaccacaacacaaatataccacagcctcccaaaacattaGACGTTCAgacaccacaacacaaatataccacagcctcccaaaacattaGACGTTCAgacaccacaacacaaatataccacagcctcccaaaacattaGACGTTCAgacaccacaacacaaatataccacagcctcccaaaacatacagacattcacacaccacaacacaaatataccacagcctcccaaaacatacagacattcacaaaccacaacacaaatataccacagcctcccaaaacatacagacattcacatacacaacacaaatataccacagcctcccaaaacaatAGACATTCACaaaccacaacacaaatataccacagcctcccaaaatatagacattcacaaaccacaacacaaatataccacagcctcccaaaacataggCATTCACaaaccacaacacaaatataccacagcctcccaaaacatagacattcacaaaccacaacacaaatataccacagcctcccaaaacatagacattcacaaaccacaacacaaatataccacagcctcccaaaacatagacattcacaaaccacaacacaaatataccacagcctcccaaaatatagacattcacaaaccacaacacaaatataccacagacagcctcccaaaacataaacagaccattcacacaccacaacacaaatataccacagcctcccaaaacatacagacattcacacaccacaacacaaatataccacagcctcccaaaacatacagacattcacacaccacaacacaaacataccacaacctcccaaaacatacagacattcacacatcacaacactttacatacatgggaggctgttaTTATTAAGTGACCCTGACTGTTTATCGGAGGTTAAGCCTAATTAACCAAACCAAACACTCCTTCTAATTGTTTATGTAAAAGTATTGGATTTATCCATACTTACGTGTTTTTGTTATGTCCTGTGTGACAAACCATGTGTTGTGATCGAGACTCCATTTGTTATTGGGATTTTCCTGATTGGGAATCCCGTTTACAGTTCATACTTATgtaaattttgattggctgttGTTTTTGATACCTAGTCTGCTCACCTGTATAGCTTGAGCACGTGCTGTTCATGGCATATTTTTAAATTTGGGTATATAGCCAGGTGTTTTAGCTTAGTATAGCGAGATCTGACGGAAGCTTTTCTGTAGCTGGTCAGCTCcattctctctctctctctctctctcttcaaGGTAATTATCCCGATATCATGCAGGATTTTTCGGCCGTAGTCCTCAAAATTACTCCGGGTTGGGTGGCTGTATTCCATATAGACAGCGCTAGGCAGTATTTAAAATGTGGTAAATGTTAATATAGTGAACCCGGGGGTCGGGAGAAGGGTGGTCGTTGGAGTCggtaatattaaaatatagtgTGCGGTGTAGTTGCTCAGCTTAGGCCTGTGTTGTCTTGGCTATGTTGTCTCGCTGGTGAAATGcgtttttgtaaatattgtgtAATGTTCTGTATTTCATCTGTATGTTTAGCCATTGTGTATTGTctataataaaatgttgaacTTTATGAATTGTGTTGTCGTCCGTTGACCTGTAGACCTAGCCAGTAGAAGTCGAGACGGAACCACAGAGTTGACGAACCAATAAATATCCACTATACGAGGTTAAGTTGCATATCGGTGACGAACACTGAAACTTTTACATTTATAACGCTGcagacaaaacaaaaattaaagtaATTGAGGTGTGTCCATTAATGTCATTGATGCTGGAGCAAGTgtaaaaacttttcaatgtcAGTAGCATAATTTAATACTTTTCATATGTTTCTTTACCAGGAAGTTAATGCGATTTActaaatttaagtaaatattttcaaagcttCTGTAGACTAGGTTGAAGTGTCTAACATATAGACATTTCTAAGTATACTCAATGTTTCCTTGACCTGAGATCAGCGAGGATTTCTATGGTCGATCCTGACCAGACCCTGGTGAGGTTTACTTTGGCTTTGTTAATGTCGGCCACTATGTTACGGATAAGACTTTCTAATCCCCAGAAATAAGGCCCTGTCATATTGTATTTGGTTATCCAATGAAGGAGTAGTGTGGTGTGATATACCTAGAACGGACTGTGTTTTTCCAGTGACGTAGGTAGATACACCTGTACAATACCCGGGTACTTCATTCTCATAAATAACAGCAATAGTCAATTTTTTAGCagcatatataaaaaatgtacttCAAAACTTggtgcaaaca from Argopecten irradians isolate NY chromosome 15, Ai_NY, whole genome shotgun sequence encodes:
- the LOC138309141 gene encoding uncharacterized protein; protein product: MNEAERFAINKLLKDLERSLSLTQSFLRQFIDKNILKLEDKNNIMKQNKQYDQIRKFLMYIQKVPGAFLFLVEVLKKDRSCRYIACQLVDIKKKRERYLCDQRQKKQERQHMKAQDTLSHQISGRLAMVVNGAKIPGIEVLPFEVQVNEHGKLIDKLETVKKELDYQEGPKEHLSLPQLIERKSRRLEKRANEEAQRASKAQKEAKEYKCKYEELKYECEKQKIELAKEKENMKVWQQRSREEAKIESDNRVQKIKEENIKKQKKEKEQWEEMRCKEKMKTNIELHELKKKYENLKKFCTCRVPKRDFGAQISVDFDDDTDFNVYNHPFDLDHVHTPRDIDRDGCRFSQPQPHNQQDYVVEEERSPSESSSHSTNHSTISNMNLQDNHGDKPTYVIVSKVKTLNVIQG